TCTTCTCCAGCACAAAGGTTTTCAAAGGGGCCCTCATCCAGAGCTCTTCAGCCTCAGATCTTTCGGTATCCGGCTCATAGCCGTAGGTTTCTCCTGCGGACACAACCTCGTGAAAGATGGGCCATATAGCCTGAAAATCCTCTTTTTTCGCTTCACGTATTCTGTATTCCATTAACGTACCTCATATTCAAGAAGAATCATGCCGCCGGGATAGACGCTCTGCCCGGTTAAAGTCAGCCTTCTGTACACTGCAGGGGATGGAAGAAACGGAACACCACCGCCTAAAAGCACCGGAATAATTGCTGGCTCGACGGTGTCCACAAGATTCCAGGTCAGAAGCTGAGAGAACAGCTCTCCGCCTCCGTAAAGCCAGATATCACGACCGGGCTGTCCGCGCAACTCCTTCACCCGACGCTCCAGATCCTTGCTTACAATTTCAACCTCCGGGTGATCCTGCTGTCTGAGCTTTCGTGAAGCAACAAGCACCTGTTTTCCGCGGAAACTCTCTCCGGCTGCACTGACAATTTCGTATGTACGTCGCCCCATCAGCAGGGTATCGAACTGTTCATAGAGCGCATCAAAATCAAATTCAGGCTCCGGCGTTATCCAGTCATAATTGTCCTCCGGCCCTGCAATATATCCGTCGAGACTGCAAGCTACCTGATAGCGGATCTTCCTCATCTGTGGATAAGCTTCTTGACGTGGAGACTGTTCATGCCCTCTCGACATACTCTTTTAATCTCCCGTTCATGAGCTCAAATCCGTTTCGCGTATTGTGGTCCAGCATTTTTCTGAATAAGGGGACCAGAATTCCCCGGAAAATCTCCTTCTGTAAAA
This genomic window from Marispirochaeta aestuarii contains:
- a CDS encoding dihydrofolate reductase family protein, with amino-acid sequence MRKIRYQVACSLDGYIAGPEDNYDWITPEPEFDFDALYEQFDTLLMGRRTYEIVSAAGESFRGKQVLVASRKLRQQDHPEVEIVSKDLERRVKELRGQPGRDIWLYGGGELFSQLLTWNLVDTVEPAIIPVLLGGGVPFLPSPAVYRRLTLTGQSVYPGGMILLEYEVR